GCCGGAGGATCCTCTGGGAGTGCGGAAGATCCTGGAGCGGTTGCAAGGTGAAGCGATTGAAGAAAAACAAATTGAAGAAAAGGAAATTGCTGACCGGGAATTGAACCAGGCGGCGGAATCTGACCTTGCGCGTGATGAGGAGTCCAGTGGATCGTCGTCGAATGCTTTATTACCCGGGTCTGCGCAGGAGAGTGAGAATCCGCCGGGAAATTGTGGCGGAAAGGATGGGAAGGCATGAGTCGGGAAGAATCGGCGTTTGAGATCTGGGATGTGCATGTGCACCTTGCCGGTATAGCAGGCCAGACACCGGCGGATCGTCTGGAGAAATTACTGGAGTATGCAGACCGCCTGGGAATCCGCCGCGTGTGCGTTTTTATGGGGACGACTTTTCAGTATGACCCCAGCCCAGAAGAGATGGCCCAGGCCAACCGGGAAGTGCGGCAAGCCATTGAGCGGTTTCCCGATCGTGCGTTCGGCTTTGTCTATTTGAATCCCAATCATCTTTCGGCCAGCCTGGACGAATTGAATCGCCACGTCGCCGACGGACCGATGGTGGGCGTGAAGCTTTGGGTGGCGAAGCGATGCGCCGACCCGGCTCTGGATCCTCTGGTGGAGCGCGCCACGGAGCTGAAAGCGGTAGTCCTTCAGCACACCTGGCTGAAAACGACGGGCAATCTTCCCGGGGAATCGACACCACAGGATCTCGCCGTTCTGGCCGGACGGCATCCTGAGACGACATTTATCGCAGCCCATAGCGGTGGCAATTGGGAGTACGGTCTTCGGGCAGTTCGCCCGTATGGGAATATCCTGGTG
This is a stretch of genomic DNA from Thermogutta terrifontis. It encodes these proteins:
- a CDS encoding amidohydrolase family protein, which codes for MSREESAFEIWDVHVHLAGIAGQTPADRLEKLLEYADRLGIRRVCVFMGTTFQYDPSPEEMAQANREVRQAIERFPDRAFGFVYLNPNHLSASLDELNRHVADGPMVGVKLWVAKRCADPALDPLVERATELKAVVLQHTWLKTTGNLPGESTPQDLAVLAGRHPETTFIAAHSGGNWEYGLRAVRPYGNILVDLCGFDPTAGVTEMAVRTLGAERVLFGSDAPGRSFATQLGKVLGADIPADAKRLILGENLRRILRPILQQKGIRL